The Equus asinus isolate D_3611 breed Donkey chromosome 1, EquAss-T2T_v2, whole genome shotgun sequence genome segment TAATtaaagccacattttaaaaagtcagtgtgTGCACTTTTATTCCAATCAAAAGTAGCCTCCTAAGTTTTGCAGAGTAGGCAGGAGAATATCTGAGGCCTGACAGCTGTTCACCTCTACCCAGTGAGGAATCATGTGACTTACATGAAAAGTCATGTTTATTCAGAACCTACAATATAATAATTAAGATCTATTGTCTTGAAGAGTTGAAGCATTTAATATCTAATGACCTATTAagcaaaattaacatttattttgatgAGGCGACATTCTTTTGGATACAATGTATGACCATACGCCTTTATCTTTACAAATAATCAGAGATCTAACTATATATCCAGCTTGAATAATTAAGCAGCACACTCCTATCAAAGACACCACACTTTATAACTTATACATGCGGTATCAATGTCAAAACAAAGGTCAATGTAAATCTTTCTTTATCCAAACCATTGCACAAGCAGTAATTACCAATAGTTGTTGGATTGCACAACCATAGTCTATATTCTTGGCAGTAGTCACTATAAGTTCATAGACTCATGAAAATAAGGGatgttgatttttaaagttcAAGGAAGGTACTATTTGTAAACAGTTCAGGTCACACTCATCTTATTCCATGTGCTAAGCAAGAGTTCTTTCCTTCCAACTTCCTTTAAATGAGATTTGTTCTCTCCATGAGCCTAGTAAAAGAGTTTTCATCCAAACAGATCTgcattcttttctattctttctcctATTAAAGCCCCCCTGGGGACCTTTCAATTTTATGCTGATCTTTCTTTCTATATTAATATcaagcacatttttattttgtgttgatAAAAGACAAATTATGGTTATCTCTTCTCATTGGCAATTAGATTATTCTAAAATGGTTCTGACCTTAAGTATTTGAGAAGCCCAGCTAGTTTACTCTTTTTACACAAAGGCATAATGTGCAGCATTCAGATTCTCTAGTTATTCTGGTCATGCCACCGTGCAGAAACACATGGCTCATCAATGGATCTGAACACTGGCATTGAGATGGTTTAATCCTAGGCCAAAGCACACCTGGGCTGGGAGTTGAAACCTGAGTTCTAATCCTGACTTTTCTACTCACTTTCCATGTGATCTTGAGCACCTGAGAGCCTATTTCCTTATCTAACAAATGGGGGTTAGGGAGTGAATACAGACCAGATACCCACAGACCAGGAGGTTAGTCAGGACTAGAGGTTAAGGCGCCGGAGTACCCTTTGGGGCCATGTCTTCCCCTGGTCCACTTACTCATCTAGTACCAGAAACCCCAAGGTGGGGCTTTTTTGAGTGAGAGCTGAGTCTGGTTCTAAAAAGAGCATCCCTGAATCTAGAAGAAGTCAATAAGCCATGCCTGGTGAGTTGCTTTCACAAGTTTGAGTGAAGATGTTCTGGGTCTTGATATCCCTTAGATACAAGAATTCAATGTCCCATTGGTATGTGGGATGAAGCGCTATCCTCACCCACAGATTATATCTTCCGTCTAGATGATACAGTACCCAGAGGGACCATAAAACACTTGACTCTACACAATGCCAAAAGCAATGGATGGACTCCTTCAGTTCAGCTGTGGGAAGGAAGGTGGAGTGTGGGTGGGGATATTTCAACCCAGTTGGCGATATTCTTTAGAACAAACAGCTCTGGGCTGGGGGACAGTGGGAAGTTGTGACTATATAGCATTCTATCAACTCTAGGGAAGTTTAAGATAAGCTTGGCTTAAGTGATTTATAAAGCCATGCAGTCTAAAAAATGAGCACCATTGCAGTCCATACCTTCCTGCCGGCTCTGTTGTTGTGAAGATTCATCAGGGCTCTGgcatcctttcctttcctttccttggcATCCACAAACGCTCGGGCAAATTTGATCCCATAGTCAATGTTATCACTGCAGCCACCCCAATCGAAAGTGCCCTTGCTGTCCTTGGCGGTCCCCTTCTTCTTTGGATCACAGGAACAGGATCTTAATTCTCCTTGGCTACAGGCCCTGGTGATGGCAAATACAACTCCAGCTGAGGAGATGGCGTAAACAAAGGCAGATTCCCGActacctgaaacaaaaatgcTTTTCTTAAAAGTGGTCTGGAATTGCTAGTTCTGCACATGATGGCTGTTGAACGCTTGTTCTGCCTCTGACATACTTCGCCATTAGACAGAAAGATATTGGTGTTCTTGAACGCTTCTTTTCTGGAGCCAAAGCTCTTTCTTTAGTATGAACCATCTCCATCTAACATAAGCTTTTGTCAAGTTAGATATCGGTATGACAACTATCGTTAAAGCACATATATAGACTATAAAAGAAGATGCAGCCAAAGCCCGCCTTTCCCAGCTCCTGGCTTCACATCAGTCTCATACGTGTGCTTTGCTTTAACCTCGAATCCTATATGCCCTGAAAGAGAGGAGCGTAACACCTCCAGGtcttggtttctttatctgtaacatACAGTCTGAATTTCATATTGTGGTATTCATGCTACTACAGCTCTCTTTGAAAAAATCTTCCAAACCTCCTGGCATTACTGAGAACACTCATATGCTTTTAAATGATCAAGATCGAAATACTGAATTCAAAGAAATCGAAGGGCTGAGGTGGGAAGAGAATTCAGGCAGTAACCGGACCTGCGTGCGCGTTAACACCGGAGAGCTTTGGCTTGGCATCAACATTCACAAGTAATTGAGAGATTGTTGAAGGCAATATGCAATATCCTTGAGTTACATCCTATGTCTAACTATTAAGGTGAATTTActttcttctggaacacctgCACTAATCACTGGTATTGGGTAAAAGACAGTGAAAagcttttctttggtttttctggAAGGAAACAAATTTACCGCCTATAATTAGACTTGGGCAAGAACCCTTTGGGGTGCTTTCTTAGAATTGTTCTTTATTAGAGCACAGGCTACTTTCACTTACAGGCTGAAAGGTACATATTTCAGTGCAATAActacattaaattattttaataatctgtAGTAACTCATAACACAGTGTTGTGGTATAGTGACAGATATAAGGCTCTTTAGGGTCCGTGTGCACCTCATTTTTCAAATGGAGCTGTATTTCATTGTTATTAGCATGCCTTTTTATTAATGGTTGCTGTAGCAAATATATTAACAATCAAAATAGAAGCTGAACAACCTAATGCCAGTGCAAGGCAGAAAATGGAGAGCCATTTGGTGATTCAATATGTCAAGACGAGTGTGACTTTTTGAACCACACAGCTGGGAGAACAAACCACCTTTTCGCATCGAAGCCCTGCTTGTTTCCGTTTGTCATTCAGTGCTAAAATTTATTATACGTCCTTTGCAATATTTGCTCTGCTAGTCTCATtattaaaaatcaggaaaacataTCTACACCATATTATATGGCACTTACCTCAGCCTTCAAAAAACATCTCCCCTGAAACCGCTAACCATCAAAAGAGGAATCAATCATGCCGTGTAGTTAGGTAAAAATCAATTATATGAATATTTGCCATAGGTAGCAGGTAGCACTCTCCAGAGAGAAATGTGATGGTCATGGGAGCTGTTTTAAAGAGTCCCAGATCATATTATAAGGATCAGAGGTTTTCTAAGTGGAATTGAGATGTTTTATAAAAGATGATGACTAATAGATGCCAATGTGGCTTCATCTCAGGTAGTGgctttcagataaataaaattttgttctaCTCATTTTACAGTTTAGGAAAATACCTTGTCCACAGTTATCCCATCGATGTGCTAACGCCTGGTTTGGGATTTGGAGTTCAGTGCCCACAATGAGAGATATCACATAGGGGAAAGTTTCCAAATGATGAAGGTATTTAGCACTAGTCTTATTttttaaggagaaagaagagaaattttatgAGGTGGTCTTTTAGGGGAAAGGTATGGAAGATGTGGATGATAGAATGTCAGAGACCAGACAGTCTTTTGAAAGTAATGGAGGAATAAATTGTCTAGGCACAGAATTCATTCTGGCATAACCTGCAAACAATTACATTAACTAGTtggctgaaagaagaaaaaccccTTAAAATCTGCtctatttcataaataatttcCAAAGCAAAAATATTGCCCTTCTAAATACTAGTCATTTATTATTCAAACACGTGACTAAATAGCtagatgtttgtttatttatttaaataaaaaatttagcaCATTGACTTTTCATTTACCTCCAGATGTTCTGGTATCATGTAGATATGGCCTTAAGATGTTTTCAGTTAAGTGTCTTAGATGAATCACGAAAATGCTATGTGTGAAATAGTAGCACATTTCAAGAGTTGGCTTCGTAACAAAACAAATTTTGATTTTGGGCCTCTTCTTAGAAAAACTGATTCTTTTTAAAGTCATCACAATATGaatcaaaatacaaatataaatggtGATATTTATACTTCCTGATGTGTTACTATTgaagtttttctaatttttggaTTGAGATAAGTCAAGCAATGTCTCAAGTGCATAGGCACAGTTTTTGTTTGGGGTGGCAGATTGTTACTTGGGAGGGCAAAACACTAGAAGTAGGCTTTCTGGAAAGTTATGGGTTGTTCAACTCTTTTAAAAtacttgccttttttatttttacgtTTACAAGTATGAGACCTAGTcaccttttttgtcttttaaggCTTACTCTGGAATTCTGGAGGTACATTCTTACAGGAATATTTTTGGGGTTACTAGTTCTGTCTAAGTTTCTCTGCCTGTGACTGGTCATaatctgttgagtgaatgaattacaAAGCTTCCTAAAAATTGTTCTCACTCTAGTTCTCTGAAGCAAAAGAGGTAAAAGTTCTCCATTTCTCTGTAACTATGGAAGATGTTAGTAACTTTATAGTCTCCCTGTAAGTGTGTTGCCCTTTGCCTTTCCTATTCATCTATAAGGTCATTGAGGGATCCAAAGGATAGTTCTTCACAACTCTAAGATGTGATTTTCCCTCCAagcaattaattttaaaactctttgcAGAGCTTCATTGGAATTTCATGATTATTTCCAGGAGTAGCCACCTTAGGCCAAATTCAGCCCTCCCATAAGCAACACAAAATCATCACTGacagtcacagaaatttacataaATGTCCAGGAAGAAGTCTGGCCTTCTgtgaagaatggaaagaaattgTGTAGCATGAGTGTTTTAAGTTCTGAGTACTTTGACAAAGCATTCTGCTTGATCCGAAAGAGCTCTGAAGGAAGTACCAGTTAGAAACTCTTCTTTACCTGAGGCCCAAAGTCAAACTAGTTGAGCTTCCTCTAGTTCTAACCTTTTCTCTCTCAGCAACTCTACAGTCCTGAAGAAACAAACACTGCCaagatttaaagtattttatgaatGAATCCCCAGCTTTGGGAGATATACTATCTTTAAGATCAGTGGTCAAAATTGCTTCCTTTGATTTGTGatctaaaggttttttttttttttttcaatctggaGACATCTTAATGGATTTCCATAGACAGAATCTAGAAGTGATCATTCTGTAAATGAGAAGTACACTTAATTTGTAATCATTGGAAAATGGTTGTGAGcgctttgaaaaggaaaaatcctGATACGTTTTAAATACCAAGAGCCTGTACATAATACATCCAAAGATTTCTCGTGctagatatttgcaaactgtctGTGACAAGGTCCAGCACTTTAATTGATTCACTGGTGAGCTAATCTAGGTGAAGTCTTAAAATTCCATGTAGCTGAAATTGACTATTAACCTTTCAAAAATTTGCGATGTCATATCGAAACTCCAAAAGGAATGCAGAAGAATATAGTTCTCAAACTGGAGAATTAAATTGCAGAATATCGCAGTAAATTAACTTTAGGGATACACTAAGAGTGAGAGTACTACGCCCTTGGGGGATTTTAGAAGCATTCAGTTATGCATTTGGCCTCATAAAACCCTAGGGCTGTGATGATTACATGATAGGAACACCCTCTGTTAAGCATTACCAAGTGCACAGTCTGGATGATTTTCTTAGGAATGGGGGGAGGTGGGAAAAAACAAGTGTGAAGTTTCCTGTTTCTGGTGTTCGCACAGAACCTGTTACGTTTTCAGTCGGATTTCCCAGAAACAAATGGGCCATGCTACTTCTTGAAGAATGTTGATAAGAATGCCAGGTTAGGGGAtggatatttttgaaaatctgatcTTCAGTTAATTTTCTGATTGTGTACCAGCTAGGGAGCCACTTCCCATATTCAGAACTTTTAAGAAGTTTATTATGTAATTAGATAATATTTGATGCTCCttgtaagtgaaaaaaaaaaaaaaacccaaagacaaAAAGTTCTATTCCTGGTTTTCACCCCTACCTTCCATAAAAATCCTGCCTAAAATGTACTGGGAAaccctggcctggtggcagagtggtcaagttcgcacgctctgctttggcggtcgggttcaccggtttggatcccaggtgcggacctatgcaccacttgtcaagccatgctgtggcaggcgtcccacatataaagcagaggaagatgggcatggatgttaactcagggccaatcttcctcagcagaaaaagagaggaggattggtggcggatgttagctccagactaatcttcctcaaaaaaaaaaaaaaaaagtatctggaATAGGTACTCACTAAGagttcatccattcattcgttcaacCATTCAATGACTGAATGGTGCCTGCAACATACAAGGTATCAAACAAGGTGCAAGGAAGACAGGCTAGTCCCTGCCTTACAGAATTTACAATCTACtgaaaaaaatgttgaatttaGATACACAGTGACCCAAGGCCGAGTAGCTGAATGGAAGGTCAAAAGTGGTGAACAAAGATTTGTCTCTGCTTCTTCATAAACCCTTACATTGTGTTTTCGTAATAATGAGCATCTTTGGCTAATAAAAGATTTGGGCATTCCATCCTGATCTTCAGCTCAAATCCTTCTTTAAGTTCAAGTCCCagaaagaagagtgaaaaaatggcaaaagagcCCTCTGGctgtttcctcctttctcctaGGGACAAAATCTGAACCTGAAGGGACAGGCAGAGTTGTGACACGACACAATGGACAGAGCAAAGAGTAAAAGGACATCAGCCTGGGGCACTACATCCTAATCTATGTCAGGCCTCCTGTAAAACTTTAGACaagttctttgattttctctagtCCTCTTCTACAAAACAGGGACAATGCTACCCAAGAGAACAAGCTTCTGACTGAATCAAATGCAAGAAAAGATGAGCAGAGACTTTGAAGACCCAATAAGGAGTGGTGTGTGAGGGGAGAGCCTGGGGAGCTGCATGAAGGTGGGAGACTTACTTCGGAGCAGGACCCTGCCGAAGAGGCTGTGATCCCTGTCCAGGGTGTTGCAGTTCCAGCGGTGCTGGCGGAACTGGTGTTGGCACTCTGCTGTCCACTCGGCCACGCCCAGGCCAATGGCACGCATCACGTCTGGGTGTCGGTGGCACAGCTGCCGCTGGCGGCTCACCAGACCTGGCACATTGTCACACATCACCCTGGAGGCCCCGCCTGTAGCTCTCATGTACCTGGGAAGAGCCAGCACAGAGGTGAGGACAGCAGAAACAGCGGGGCCTGCTGCCGTGAATCCGGGGAGACCGAAGAGTTCAAAATACGTTTCAAAGATGAATTCCTTATTCTTTTTGGGATATTAGAAAGCAAAGGTTATTTAATTTTAGTCCAGTGGAGAAGTGGTATGACAGGCCTGGTGAGTGACCTAGTAGAAGCTACCCCTAAATGGAGTAATCACTGTCTCTTGGACATGAAGCCAGAGCCACCAGAGGATGCTCTGGCCAGGGTGGCAGAGGCAAGGTCTGCAGTCAGGGGATGGAACAAGGGGGAGGGGCAACATGTTTTGGGAAGAGTGACTCGAAGACTTTTCCCAAGAAGGCTCTGATCTCAGTGACACAATGTGTCTGGACTTGGCTTCGGCTTGACCTTTAGAAGCTTCTCGCTCCCATTTATTTGACCTAATGTTTAAGTGTCTTAAGAAACTGTCTGTATCTGTCTAATCAACACCTGTTGGTATCTGATGGTATCTCCTCACAGACAAGCTGTTCTTTCCTTACCAAagaatcttttaaatatttccatttttcagctCTTTTTGGCTTTTATAGAGAACCTTTGGAAAAAATTCTATTGTTATTAAGGACactaaatgtttggaagaatcaAACAGTGTTATAGCTCCATAAAGTACTTTTGAAAAGAAACTTTAACAAAAAATTACATCATCATCTCTACCCAGATGTTCTCTATTAGTTGTGAAATGTTTAGAAAGGTACCTTTTATATAACCCACGCTGCCATAGGTGTCTTTTGAAGCGATCAAACAAGGAGAATgtctttttcttgtattttcattattttatatgatCATAAAATCGTTACAGCTGTGACttccaaaaaatatatttaaatgacagCTGAGAGACAATGTGACAAAAAGCCTGGGCAATAAATAATGTTTATACACCCATGGAAACAGAAATAgtcattttattgaaaaatggtCACTCTGATAAATCAATCTTTGATCCTGTGTCAGCAATGTCAAGGCTTAAACGCCTTCCTGTTCAAAGCGGCTTAGAAGGATTGAACCCCTCTTCCCATCAACGCTTTGCCTTGCTCTTTTGAAGAGCTCCAGTATCTTCCTAAAGTTCCCTGCTCTAGTCTTTCATTTGGCTGAGACTCCTTACTTTTGCTGGATTCTTTAAAAAGCCCACGATAACAGGTCTTTTTGAATCAGTATTTTAACACGTGTTGCAAATTTTTAGGTACAAGGTACAGAGCTCTCAACTCCAACTCTTTTCAAGATCAGGAGGTCGGGAGACGGAGAAGAGTTGCTGGGTGGAGAGGAATCTCTCTTTTGAACTTTTAACGATAAGACCTGTTACTATCAACGTTCCTTCACCAAGCAAAATGAACTGCAGATCGACGTCCAAAGGACATAGCAACGTTACTCTGGAGTGACTAGTTTTGAACAGGGTAACATCTTAGAGCCCCTGGGATCTGGAGCTTCGCATTAAGGCTGTAGTCGCTACCTGGAGGCAGCAAAATGTTCTTCCGCCCCACTGGGGTGAAGCATTAGGAATGTGGAAGGACGAGAAATAATGGAAAATCACATGCTTTGGGTTCTACTGCTCCTGGCTGCCTGAATTGGCCCGACAGTTATCTTGAGGcagttttttggggggagggaacGGGGGGGGGTGGAGGAGACGGTTGTAGTTTTCAAGGTGAATtccctcacacacacaagcacacgcgcacacacacacagacacgtcTGTGCTAGAGAGCTAGAGACCCGGCTAGCGCGTCTCTCAACGGGATAAGAAATTGGCTGATTTTGCTGTCGCTCAGCTGGATCCAAATAAACCAGACATCTGAGCTCTCATGTGAGGGgtaatgtggggtttttttggagtTGTCAAAGCTGGAATAGACACCCGAGGAAAAGCGAAGGGGCTCGGGATGGGGCGATGAGAGGGTAGTAGCCGGGGTTTGGGCCCGAATCCACGACTGCTGCGGCCGCGGGGAAGCGCCGCCGGGAAGGCTCTATGTGGCCAGCGCGGTCCCCACACCCATCTCCAAAATTCCCCCGCGCCCGTGTGCGTGGACTTACCACCATGAAGAGCTGACCTCAGGGGTGAGCCAGGTCAAGAGCAGAGGGAGCCAGAGCCAGATTCCACCGAGAGGGGCGTTCATATTAACCCCCTTGCGTCCGCATCAGGTCAGACTCCGTGTGCGGGCGCCATGCGTGCCCGGAGCAGAAGCGCTCAGCGCCGGGAGCGCCTCGTCACGGCAGCCGGCGCCtcgccgcgcccccgccccccgcccgcgtCTGCGGCGAGTGGCGAGACTCGCTGATAAAGTTTCAAACGACCAGCGGGGCGAGCGATAAAGGCCAGCCCGAGCCGCCTCGCCCACAGCCCAATTCCCCAGGCGCGGTGAGCGCGGGCAGCAGGAGAGCTCTGCGCACCTCCCGCGCGCCCCTGTCCGTTCAGCTCGCCGCCTGGGCGCAGCCGAGGGAGGGGGCGCTGCGCGGGGACGAGGTGGGGGGGGGCGCGGGTTTTTATACGAGGGTGGATGAAATGATGGCAAGAGATGTCTGCGGGTGAGGTAAAGCAGGGAAGGAAGAACACCTCTGCGTGGCCTCGAGCACCCGCGGAGGCAGGCACCTTTCGGGAAGCTCCCAGCCAAAGAGCATCAGTAGGCTCTGCCCACAGGACCGCGCGTTTCAGATAGTCAAGGCGACCCTCTGTTAAACAGAAGACCCTGAGCGTGCAATGTGGGGAAATGAAGGAGAAGATGCaagaatctagagatgatttTCAACTCATTGCTCCGCTTCTCTCCCTAACTCCGAGAGGAAGAGCGAGCATTTGTAAATTTGGGGCTGCCGAATCTGCGCAGGGAAaggttggggagggaggagccaggCCTCAGGGCAATGAAGACCTATGGCCTTGATTCCTTGGTGCTGGGCTTATACACAGAGCTCTCAGGGAGGGGAGCCAGGAGGGTCCAAGACCCTCCGGACCTCACCCTAGCCGTCCTCGGCCAAAGCGTCCGGGGAAGATGCGCTGTGGAGCGCCAAAGGTCACGTAGGAGGAACCGAGGCAGCGAGGAGCCCGCCGGGGGATCTGCGCCCCAGCACTGGTCTCGCCTCCCGCCGCCCCGGCGCTCAGCCTTTGCGCCTTGCGGAGGTAAACGGACCCTTGATGCTGGATCTGGGCCCCCGCAAAgccgagagagagagagtctcGGCCCGCGGGTGGAGTATCTTGAGCAGCAACTGGCTTGTAGCCCCGCCGTTTATCACCGGAAAGGAAGGAAGACCAGGAACTCGCGGCGGCCGTGAACTGTTCCATTGCTCTTTTCCTGGGGCGGAGGGACCCGCAGCCCGCCCCGGGAGCGTGCCTTGGGGAACcgggattgtgtgtgtgtgtgtgtgtgtgtgtgtgtgtgtgtgtgtgtcggagCGGGGctgcgggtgggggtgggggtgggggtgggcgccGCACTGTTCGAAGTGAGTGGAGGGGTGGTGGTCCAGATAGGAAGGACCCGCTCTCCCCACACCCACTCCTACGGCCTGGACTGGCTGAGCATCAACCCTCGCCGGGTGCGAGCGCGGTGAGAGGCTGGACGGGGCGAAGCTTAGAAACGCCAAAAACCTGAAAGATGCTGTCATCGCCAGCCCCTTtcccttcacccccacccccaccccgccggTCCCTGGCAGGTCCGGCCCCTCCCAGGCTGACCCAGATACATCCCCGTTTGGGTCcggaaagggaggggagggaaacaaGCACCGCGCCACCCACGACTCGGGAAGAGCAGGGCTCTGCGCCAGGGCCGCTCGTATCGCtgggccgcgacccaggggaagTTCTGGTCAGTCTGTGCCGGTCGTGAGGGAGGGCGCGGGATGTGTGGGGGGTGCGTTTCTGCTCGCAGTATGTGCACACGCTGGTGGCGCGGGAGGCGGGGGTAGGGGGGGGAGGTAGGGAGGGGGGTGATGTGATAGGCACCAAACAGCAACAAATATCTCATTTACCTCTATGCTTATGCTTCTAAACCTCTTCCCCGGATGAAGCAGAATAAACTAAAATTTACTTCCGCCCTCCTTTGTGCACAGTTTCTTACAGTAAATCCAGACACTTGGGACATGTAGAAGAGGTTAGTGGCCCCAGAGGAACCATAAGTTGCCAAAATTTCACTTCTACTAGTGAATAATGTAGGGGTATAGATGTGTGTGTTGGGAAAGGTAGGCAGTTGTGTGTTTTTCTCTCATGGACAATGAGACCTGAAACTACCTAAAAAACTCCTCAACTCAAAGTTCCACCCACCTCAGCACATCATGTCCTCACAGCTAAGGGGAGTTACAAATATGGAGCACGACCGTCAGCTTAGAGGCCCTTCCTCTCCACCCAGGGGATTATTGAGTGGCCAGGAGATCTGCCCTTCAGTTGCTGGTGAGGCCAATGGAATGACCTAAACCTGAAACAGACCTCCTGGAAAAAGAACAGACCATCCCCAAAACTAATTAAATCCACTCCAAAGGACTTCATCCTGGGGCAGGAAAAGAAGTACCACATGACTTGCAGAGTCTTGGTGAAAGGCAAAAGGCTGAAAAAGTTCAAGAGAAGCTAAATCCAGATGTGAAAAAAGACCCACCCAAACACCCCTTCCTGACCTGTCTAGAGTCTGGACCAGATGACTTGTCTCTTCCAGATCTGTGATTCCATTTCCCTCACATTCTCCACCCTTGTTCACTTATGACCCATTATTAGTCTGTGCAACTTCTCTTCCTGCCCAACAGGTCTGACTTTCCTCCCTCCTCATCTGTACCTGTTCTCTTGATGGGCCCTTCACTTTGAAGTTCACTACTAGAAGAAGTTGGGAAATGCTCAAGAAAATTAGGAGGGAAGAAAGTTATTGCAAATGTCACTTCTCTTGCAATAAAAACTACCATTCTAAAGAAGGGTTAATAAATAATGAAGTAAATTGCATATGACTTCAGCCTTGCTATATAGCAGATGATGAGGTAAGGAAAAGGCTTCAGAGTGCCTTTAGATCTATGAATTTAATGTCTCATTTTTGGTTTATTCAATGAGAAATCTCAGAATTGACTGTAAAACTCATTTACAGTATACAGAACCCAATTCTCTTTCTGGAGATTACTGTTAGTTTGCTTGTAACTTCAGTATAGCATTGTAGCCAAATGAGTCAGTCTATTTTCTTAGTTAGATCCATTGTTTGTCTAATctcccagggcagagagagaactAATTTACTACCAAACCATCTCCACCCTTTAAAAATGGAGAGTTACTTCTTCGACCAAATAGTCATTTGTCTTTCAGTCTGAACTGGCTTCTTCCTAAGGCAATGACTCTTAGTTTAGCTACTCACTAACCAATGATTCAAAGGTCCAGCATCTCCAGTTTAGATTCAGTGACCTTAAGAGAGAACACTATGTATTAACAGGACAGATCaaggatgggaaagaaaaaaaagatattttttttctttctaaatctctGAGTATCATATACATAACAACATAGATTACATATCAAACAACATAGAATATAcatcattaaaactttttttacatGCTAAGTGTATCTAACTAAAGAGTATCATATACATAACAACATAGGTTAACTTTGAAATTTGAAGTTTGTTTTCAATGCTCTTAAAAGCTTTTCATTGCCCCCTTTCCCTTTTAGTCactcctaaaattttta includes the following:
- the WNT2 gene encoding protein Wnt-2, which gives rise to MNAPLGGIWLWLPLLLTWLTPEVSSSWWYMRATGGASRVMCDNVPGLVSRQRQLCHRHPDVMRAIGLGVAEWTAECQHQFRQHRWNCNTLDRDHSLFGRVLLRSSRESAFVYAISSAGVVFAITRACSQGELRSCSCDPKKKGTAKDSKGTFDWGGCSDNIDYGIKFARAFVDAKERKGKDARALMNLHNNRAGRKAVKRFLKQECKCHGVSGSCTLRTCWLAMADFRKTGDYLWRKYNGAIQVVMNQDGTGFTVANKKFKKPTKNDLVYFENSPDYCIRDRDAGSLGTAGRVCNLTSRGMDSCEVMCCGRGYDTSRVTRMTKCECKFHWCCAVRCQDCLEALDVHTCKAPKSADWASPT